Sequence from the Candidatus Palauibacter scopulicola genome:
GCGTACCCCGGCAGGTTGGAGTTCGTGAAGGGAATCGGGGCGCCTAGCGACACCTTGTTCACCAGCACAAAGTCGCCCACCAGCAGCGTTTCCTCCATCGAGCCCGAATCGATCACGAACGTGGCCACGAGGAACGTCCGCCCGAAGATGAAGAAGAGGGCCACCACAACCACCGTGCGACCCCAATCAAGGAACCACGCCTTGCTGAACCGCGGCGGACGCGGCGGATTCTCACGACGTCGCTTCATAGCTTCGATCCCGTTTCAGGAGTACCTGAGGAGAGGTAGAGGAGGCCAAACTAAAGTGGGCTCCCACTCAACGCGGGAACCCCAGGACAGGGCCGCATGGGGTGCGGGCTTCGGGCTACGCGCCCAGTCCATGCTCGATGCGCCCCAGCTCCTGCTCGACAAGGCGGGCGCCGACATCGCTGGCCAGGAGATCCAGCGGCCGGCGTCCCTGGAGAGCACGGTTGGGCTTGCGGAGCCAGCGCGCTGCCTTGGCGCCG
This genomic interval carries:
- a CDS encoding MbcA/ParS/Xre antitoxin family protein, translated to MDDGYSARAQSDRLARVVASAEEAIGDGAKAARWLRKPNRALQGRRPLDLLASDVGARLVEQELGRIEHGLGA